Proteins from a single region of Fundulus heteroclitus isolate FHET01 chromosome 12, MU-UCD_Fhet_4.1, whole genome shotgun sequence:
- the polb gene encoding DNA polymerase beta has translation MSKRKAPQESLNEGITDFLVELANYEKNVNRAIHKYNAYRKAASTIAKYPHKIKNGEEAKKLDGVGAKIAEKIDEFLQTGKLRKLEKIRNDDTSSSINFLTRVTGIGPAAARKFFEEGVKTLDDLKKVEHKLNHHQKIGLKYFEEFEKRIPRAEMEKMETLILEELKKIDPEYIGTICGSYRRGAASSGDIDILLTHPNYTSQTEKQPKLLHGVVDHLESIGFVTDTLSKGDTKFMGVCQLQENDDDEEEHLHRRIDIRLIPKDQYYCGVLYFTGSDIFNKNMRTHALEKGFTLNEYTIRPIGVTGIAGEPLMVDSERDIFEYIQYRYREPKDRSE, from the exons ATGAGCAAGAGAAAAGCGCCACAGGAGTCCCTAAATGAGGGAATTACCGACTTTCTTGTCG AGCTGGCCAACTACGAGAAAAATGTCAACAGGGCAATACACAAGTACAATGCTTACAG GAAAGCAGCATCCACCATCGCCAAGTACCCTCACAAGATTAAGAATGGAGAAGAAGCCAAGAAGCTG GATGGAGTTGGTGctaaaatagctgaaaagaTTGATGAATTCTTGCAGACTGGCAAACTAAGAAAACTTGAAAAG ATCCGAAATGACGACACCAGCTCTTCCATAAATTTCCTCACCAGAGTCACTGGAATTGG GCCTGCTGCCGCCAGGAAGTTTTTTGAGGAAGGAGTGAAGACGTTGGATG ATTTGAAAAAGGTAGAGCACAAGTTAAATCACCACCAAAAGATCGGACTCAA GTACTTTGAAGAATTTGAGAAAAGGATCCCAAGAGCTGAAATGGAAAAGATGGAG aCTCTTATCTTGGAGGAGTTAAAGAAAATTGATCCAGAATACATCGGAACGATTTGTGGAAGCTACAGGAGAG GCGCAGCATCGAGCGGTGATATTGATATTTTGCTGACTCACCCAAATTACACTTCTCAAACAGAGAAGCAG CCCAAGCTTCTTCATGGTGTGGTTGATCATTTGGAGTCCATTGGATTTGTGACCGACACTCTGTCTAAAGGAGACACCAAGTTCATG GGAGTCTGCCAGCTCCAGGAGAATGATGATGACGAGGAAGAACATCTTCACAGGCGTATAGATATTAG GTTAATTCCCAAGGACCAGTACTACTGTGGAGTTCTGTATTTCACTGGAAGTGACATCTTTAATAAGAATATGAGGACTCACGCTCTGGAGAAGGGCTTTACTCTAAATGAGTATACCATAAGGCCAATTGGTGTCACTG GCATTGCAGGGGAGCCTCTGATGGTGGACAGTGAGAGAGACATCTTTGAATACATCCAGTACAGATATAGAGAGCCGAAGGATCGCAGCGAGTGA